Proteins encoded together in one Pseudomonas sp. ADAK13 window:
- the metF gene encoding methylenetetrahydrofolate reductase [NAD(P)H], whose protein sequence is MSQDRRYSFEFFPTKTDAGHEKLMATAKQLASYNPDFFSCTYGAGGSTRDRTINTVLQLESEVNVPAAPHLSCVGDSKADLRGLLTQYKQAGIKRIVALRGDLPSGMGMASGELRYANDLVSFIREETGDHFHIEVAAYPEMHPQARNFEDDLQNFVRKANAGANSAITQYFFNAESYFYFVERVQAMGVNIPVVPGIMPITNYSKLARFSDACGAEIPRWIRKQLEAYGDDVKSIQAFGEQVISEMCEQLLQGGAPGLHFYTLNQAEPSLAIWNNLKLPR, encoded by the coding sequence ATGTCCCAAGACCGTCGCTACAGCTTCGAGTTCTTCCCGACCAAGACCGATGCTGGGCATGAAAAACTGATGGCGACAGCCAAGCAGTTGGCCAGCTACAACCCCGACTTTTTCTCCTGCACCTACGGTGCCGGTGGCTCCACCCGCGATCGCACGATCAATACCGTGTTGCAGCTGGAAAGCGAAGTCAACGTACCTGCTGCTCCGCATTTGTCCTGCGTGGGCGACAGCAAGGCCGACCTGCGCGGCCTGCTGACCCAATACAAGCAAGCCGGCATCAAGCGCATCGTCGCCCTGCGCGGTGACCTGCCGTCCGGCATGGGCATGGCCAGCGGCGAGCTGCGCTATGCCAATGACCTGGTGAGCTTCATCCGTGAAGAAACCGGCGATCACTTCCACATCGAAGTGGCCGCTTATCCGGAGATGCACCCCCAGGCACGCAATTTCGAAGACGATCTGCAGAACTTCGTGCGCAAGGCCAACGCCGGCGCCAACAGTGCGATCACCCAGTACTTCTTCAACGCCGAGAGCTACTTCTACTTCGTTGAACGTGTGCAGGCGATGGGCGTGAACATCCCGGTGGTGCCGGGCATCATGCCGATCACCAACTACAGCAAACTGGCGCGTTTCTCTGACGCCTGCGGCGCTGAAATCCCACGCTGGATCCGCAAACAACTGGAAGCTTACGGCGATGACGTCAAGAGCATCCAGGCGTTCGGCGAACAGGTCATCAGCGAAATGTGTGAACAATTGTTGCAAGGTGGCGCACCAGGGCTGCACTTCTATACCCTGAACCAGGCCGAGCCAAGCCTCGCTATCTGGAACAACCTCAAGCTGCCACGCTAA
- the ahcY gene encoding adenosylhomocysteinase, with protein sequence MSAVITPAGFTDYKVADMSLAAWGRRETFIAESEMPALMGLRRKYAAEQPLKGAKILGCIHMTIQTAVLIETLVALGAEVRWSSCNIFSTQDQAAAAIAAAGIAVFAWKGETEEEYEWCLEQTILKDGKPWDANMILDDGGDLTELLHKKYPQILDRVHGVTEETTTGVHRLLDMLAKGELKIPAINVNDSVTKSKNDNKYGCRHSLNDAIKRGTDHLLSGKQALVIGYGDVGKGSSQSLRQEGMIVKVSEVDPICAMQACMDGFEVVSPFIDGVNDGTEASIDKALLGKIDLIVTTTGNVNVCDSNMLKALKKRAVVCNIGHFDNEIDTAFMRKNWAWEEVKPQVHKVHRTGAGDFDPQNDDYLILLAEGRLVNLGNATGHPSRIMDGSFANQVLAQIFLFGQKYADLSPAQKAERLTVEVLPKKLDEEVALEMVRGFGGVVTQLTKTQADYIGVGVEGPFKPHAYRY encoded by the coding sequence ATGAGCGCTGTAATCACGCCTGCAGGTTTTACCGACTACAAAGTCGCCGACATGTCCCTCGCTGCCTGGGGCCGTCGCGAAACCTTTATCGCCGAATCCGAAATGCCAGCCCTGATGGGCCTGCGTCGCAAGTACGCCGCTGAGCAGCCGCTCAAGGGCGCGAAGATTCTCGGCTGCATCCACATGACCATTCAGACTGCCGTGCTGATCGAAACCCTGGTTGCCCTGGGTGCCGAAGTACGTTGGTCGTCCTGCAACATTTTCTCGACTCAAGACCAGGCCGCTGCCGCTATCGCTGCTGCCGGTATCGCCGTGTTCGCCTGGAAAGGCGAGACCGAAGAAGAGTACGAGTGGTGCCTGGAGCAAACCATCCTCAAGGATGGCAAGCCATGGGACGCCAACATGATCCTCGACGACGGCGGTGACCTGACCGAGTTGCTGCACAAGAAGTACCCGCAGATCCTCGACCGCGTCCACGGCGTGACCGAAGAAACCACCACCGGCGTACACCGCCTGCTGGACATGCTGGCCAAGGGCGAGCTGAAAATCCCGGCCATCAACGTCAACGACTCGGTGACCAAGAGCAAGAACGACAACAAGTACGGCTGCCGTCACAGCCTGAACGATGCGATCAAGCGCGGTACCGACCACCTGCTGTCGGGTAAACAAGCCCTGGTGATCGGCTACGGTGACGTGGGCAAGGGTTCGTCCCAGTCCCTGCGTCAGGAAGGCATGATCGTCAAGGTTTCCGAAGTTGACCCGATCTGCGCCATGCAAGCCTGCATGGACGGTTTCGAAGTGGTTTCGCCGTTCATCGATGGCGTCAATGACGGCACCGAAGCAAGCATCGACAAGGCCCTGCTGGGCAAGATCGACCTGATCGTGACCACCACCGGCAACGTGAATGTGTGCGATTCGAACATGCTCAAGGCCCTGAAAAAGCGCGCCGTGGTGTGCAACATCGGTCACTTCGACAACGAAATCGACACCGCTTTCATGCGCAAGAACTGGGCATGGGAAGAAGTGAAGCCACAGGTACACAAGGTTCACCGTACCGGTGCTGGTGATTTCGACCCGCAGAACGACGACTACCTGATCCTGCTGGCCGAAGGCCGTCTGGTAAACCTGGGCAACGCCACTGGCCACCCAAGCCGCATCATGGATGGCTCGTTCGCCAACCAGGTACTGGCCCAGATCTTCCTGTTCGGCCAGAAATACGCCGACCTGTCGCCTGCCCAGAAAGCCGAGCGCCTGACCGTGGAAGTACTGCCGAAGAAACTCGACGAAGAAGTGGCCCTGGAAATGGTCCGCGGCTTCGGCGGCGTAGTGACTCAACTGACCAAGACCCAGGCCGACTACATCGGTGTGGGCGTTGAAGGTCCGTTCAAGCCGCACGCTTACCGCTACTGA
- a CDS encoding acyl-CoA thioesterase: MNFHTRKWVKPEDLNPNGTLFGGSLLRWIDEEAAIYAIVQLGNQRVVTKYISEINFVSASRQGDIIELGITATEFGRTSITLTCEVRNKITRKSILTVEKMVFVNLGEDGLPAPHGRTEIKYVKDQFQEDGISE; this comes from the coding sequence ATGAACTTCCACACCCGCAAATGGGTAAAACCCGAAGACCTCAACCCCAACGGCACCCTGTTCGGTGGCAGCCTGCTGCGCTGGATCGACGAAGAAGCGGCCATCTACGCAATTGTCCAGTTGGGCAACCAGCGGGTGGTGACCAAGTACATCTCTGAAATCAATTTCGTCAGCGCCTCGCGCCAGGGCGACATCATCGAGCTGGGTATCACCGCCACCGAGTTTGGCCGCACCTCCATCACCCTGACCTGCGAAGTGCGTAACAAAATCACCCGCAAGAGCATCCTGACCGTGGAAAAAATGGTCTTCGTCAACCTGGGTGAAGACGGCTTGCCGGCGCCTCATGGGCGTACCGAGATCAAGTACGTGAAGGACCAGTTCCAGGAAGACGGCATCAGCGAATAA
- a CDS encoding patatin-like phospholipase family protein has protein sequence MDLSQALSSHRTTTCRESRHMELLNPTQPSFPQSSSPVARDVVGSGLAAAADTVLAPVVERRGPATVQPQGTKTSLVDGAGERTLALSRYQNGVVEVTLSPPPITHLVLSGGGAKGIAYPGVVQALEDKNALKDIRSISGSSAGGISAALIASGMGAKDFDTLSDRLELPKLLNSKHAIPAWLQDASSSVGKVAGKVSSLAEVLFNVLPRLGSKAEPLEALVRDESRKTVLAHIADLPRDQRTPQILAIADKLSAGGATTFGDLQVLSRHIPAIKELNITGTGLFEGRPQLVVFNASLTPDMDIARAAHISGAPPVVFKAPQEQGHGFQENGEKTFFQDGGLLLNTPATDFFQRTFPASAIADTEQLILKFDGDEPAAVRGSRLDGFKDGFLGIPNAANHELMASKLNAMKDQTVVMPLKTGMGDFSGFLNGTINFTMPLEVKNHLQQLARAAVNAHVEKRSEVREQYLFGSIEGAVLAMSDSMLASVKDALDQDEASSDVLRFRNEARQGLAMLDKAVASANTGDRLQMTPELASALRNLDALASRPEYVEWLGVRLNDADKPNFQQLLQAPHQNASRVLASAISEMKKRNIAVIADNFAREVLYPSLFRPGQPDSNVALLRRVEHNLGRATTPAQVNQALDDIVENYVARNKPWSQPGRSTTVEMAKAWRLAV, from the coding sequence ATGGACCTTTCCCAGGCTCTCTCGTCACACAGGACTACAACCTGTAGAGAGAGTCGACATATGGAACTGTTAAATCCTACTCAGCCTTCATTCCCTCAATCATCGTCACCCGTTGCCCGGGATGTTGTTGGAAGTGGTCTGGCAGCGGCGGCCGACACGGTTTTGGCGCCTGTCGTCGAAAGGCGTGGTCCGGCCACCGTCCAGCCTCAAGGTACGAAAACGTCCCTGGTAGACGGTGCTGGCGAACGTACGTTGGCGTTGAGTCGCTATCAGAATGGCGTGGTGGAAGTGACGCTGTCCCCGCCGCCGATCACCCACCTGGTACTCAGTGGCGGCGGTGCCAAGGGCATTGCCTATCCGGGGGTGGTCCAGGCGCTTGAAGATAAAAACGCCTTGAAGGATATCCGCAGTATTTCAGGCTCATCTGCCGGCGGTATTTCGGCAGCCCTGATTGCCAGTGGGATGGGGGCCAAGGACTTCGACACGCTGTCGGACCGCCTTGAATTGCCCAAGCTGCTGAACAGCAAACACGCCATTCCTGCATGGCTGCAGGACGCGAGTTCGAGTGTCGGGAAGGTGGCGGGCAAGGTCAGCAGCCTGGCAGAGGTTTTGTTTAACGTGTTGCCACGCCTTGGCTCCAAGGCCGAACCCCTCGAGGCATTGGTGCGCGACGAGTCGCGAAAAACGGTGCTGGCGCACATTGCCGATTTGCCCAGGGACCAGCGCACACCACAAATCCTGGCGATTGCGGACAAATTAAGTGCGGGCGGCGCGACGACGTTCGGTGATTTGCAGGTGTTGAGCCGGCATATCCCGGCAATCAAAGAGCTCAATATCACGGGTACCGGCTTGTTCGAGGGCCGACCGCAATTGGTGGTGTTCAATGCCAGTCTCACGCCGGACATGGACATCGCGCGCGCCGCGCATATTTCGGGGGCGCCGCCGGTGGTGTTCAAGGCGCCGCAGGAGCAAGGGCATGGGTTTCAGGAAAACGGCGAGAAAACCTTCTTTCAGGATGGCGGCCTGCTGCTCAACACTCCCGCCACTGACTTTTTCCAGCGCACGTTTCCCGCCAGTGCAATCGCCGATACTGAACAACTGATCTTGAAGTTCGACGGTGATGAGCCCGCGGCAGTGCGCGGCAGTCGCCTTGACGGTTTCAAGGACGGGTTTCTCGGGATCCCGAACGCGGCCAATCATGAGCTGATGGCCTCGAAACTTAACGCCATGAAGGATCAGACGGTCGTTATGCCATTGAAGACCGGGATGGGTGACTTCAGCGGCTTTCTCAACGGCACGATCAATTTCACCATGCCGCTGGAGGTCAAGAATCACCTGCAGCAACTCGCACGGGCTGCGGTGAATGCCCATGTGGAAAAACGCTCTGAAGTGCGGGAGCAGTATTTATTCGGCTCGATTGAAGGTGCTGTGTTGGCCATGAGCGATTCCATGCTTGCCAGCGTAAAGGACGCACTTGATCAGGACGAAGCGTCCAGTGACGTGCTGCGTTTTCGAAACGAAGCCCGGCAGGGGCTTGCCATGCTTGATAAGGCTGTCGCGTCGGCCAACACCGGCGATCGGCTGCAAATGACGCCTGAATTGGCGTCGGCGTTGCGCAACCTGGACGCCCTGGCCAGCCGCCCGGAATACGTCGAGTGGCTGGGAGTTCGCCTCAATGATGCGGACAAGCCCAATTTTCAGCAGCTGCTGCAAGCGCCGCATCAGAACGCGTCAAGGGTCCTGGCAAGTGCCATCAGCGAAATGAAAAAGCGCAATATCGCGGTGATCGCCGACAACTTCGCTCGGGAGGTTCTCTATCCCTCGTTGTTTCGCCCGGGCCAGCCGGATTCGAATGTCGCCCTGCTGCGTCGGGTTGAACACAACCTGGGCCGGGCAACGACGCCGGCCCAGGTCAACCAGGCGCTCGATGACATCGTTGAAAACTACGTGGCACGTAATAAACCCTGGTCGCAGCCAGGGCGCTCCACGACAGTGGAAATGGCCAAGGCATGGCGCCTGGCGGTTTAG
- a CDS encoding formate/nitrite transporter family protein, with translation MATEKDGKTPNLSQEEQHDVDKNQPPRAAVLHEIIRTQGDQELERTVAALWWSALAAGLTMGLSLMGMGLLNSRLPDGEGFKVIASFGYCAGFLAVILARQQLFTENTLTAVLPVMSKPTLGNAGRLLRLWTVVLVGNLCGTLLVAYVMLHLPIFDTKTDLAFLEIGRKVMENDTSQMFAKGIVSGWMIATMVWMIPSMESAKLWIIILITYLMALGDFTHIVVGSAEVSYLVFAGELPCKDFWLIFAGPTLAGNIIGGSFIFALISHAQIRSESSLPGKAAADPRHPQQINKDQ, from the coding sequence ATGGCCACTGAAAAAGACGGCAAGACCCCCAACCTGTCGCAGGAAGAGCAACACGACGTCGACAAGAACCAGCCGCCTCGTGCGGCGGTTCTGCACGAAATCATCCGCACCCAGGGCGACCAGGAACTGGAGCGTACCGTGGCTGCCCTATGGTGGTCGGCGCTGGCCGCCGGCCTGACCATGGGCCTGTCGCTGATGGGCATGGGCTTGCTCAACTCGCGGTTGCCGGACGGTGAAGGGTTCAAGGTGATTGCCAGTTTTGGTTACTGCGCGGGCTTTCTTGCGGTCATCCTCGCGCGCCAGCAGTTGTTTACTGAAAACACCCTGACGGCAGTGTTGCCGGTGATGAGCAAGCCCACCCTGGGCAATGCCGGCCGGCTGCTGCGCTTATGGACGGTGGTGCTGGTGGGCAACCTGTGCGGCACCCTGCTGGTGGCGTACGTGATGCTGCACCTGCCGATCTTCGACACCAAGACCGACCTGGCCTTCCTGGAAATCGGCCGCAAGGTCATGGAGAACGACACCTCCCAGATGTTCGCCAAGGGCATCGTGTCCGGTTGGATGATCGCCACCATGGTCTGGATGATCCCGTCCATGGAAAGCGCCAAGCTCTGGATCATCATCCTGATCACCTACCTGATGGCGCTGGGAGACTTCACCCACATCGTGGTGGGTTCGGCGGAAGTGTCGTATTTGGTGTTTGCCGGCGAACTACCGTGTAAAGACTTTTGGCTGATCTTTGCCGGGCCGACGCTGGCGGGCAATATCATCGGCGGCAGCTTTATCTTTGCGCTGATCAGCCATGCGCAGATTCGCAGCGAAAGCAGTTTGCCGGGGAAAGCCGCTGCGGACCCGAGGCATCCGCAGCAGATCAACAAGGATCAGTGA
- a CDS encoding cation:proton antiporter: MLELVAAFICLTTLLTYVNYRFIGLPPTIGVMVTALMFSLLLQGLSFIGYPGLEERIQQLIGQIDFGDLLMNWMLSFLLFAGALHVNLSDLRSYRWPIGLLATFGVLIATVVIGSLAFYIFALFGWHVSFLYCLLFGALISPTDPIAVLGVLRTANASKPLKTTIVGESLFNDGTAVVVFTVLLGIAQLGETPTVGATAMLFAHEAIGGVVFGGLIGYIVYLMIKSIEQYQIEVMLTLALVIGGSAMATELHVSAPIAMVVAGLIIGNLGRKLAMNDMTRRYLDGFWELLDDMLNALLFALIGMELLLLPFNWLHVLAASLLAVAILLSRLLTVAPAILLLRRWRTVPRGTIRILTWGGLRGGVSVALALALPLGPERDLLLSITYIVVLSSILLQGLSIGKLVKHVTKDEPAPAATPDTH, translated from the coding sequence ATGCTTGAACTTGTCGCTGCGTTTATTTGCCTGACCACCCTGCTCACGTATGTGAACTACCGCTTCATCGGCCTGCCGCCCACCATCGGTGTGATGGTGACGGCGCTGATGTTTTCCCTGCTGCTGCAAGGCTTGAGCTTTATCGGCTACCCCGGCCTTGAAGAGCGTATCCAGCAGTTGATCGGCCAGATCGACTTCGGCGACTTGCTGATGAACTGGATGCTCTCGTTCCTGCTGTTCGCCGGCGCCCTGCACGTCAACCTGAGCGACTTGCGCAGCTACCGCTGGCCCATCGGCCTGCTCGCCACGTTCGGCGTATTGATCGCCACGGTGGTGATCGGCAGCCTGGCCTTCTACATCTTTGCCCTGTTCGGCTGGCACGTGAGCTTCCTGTACTGCCTGCTGTTCGGCGCGCTGATTTCCCCCACCGACCCGATTGCCGTGCTCGGCGTGCTACGGACCGCCAACGCGTCCAAGCCGCTGAAAACCACGATCGTCGGCGAATCACTGTTCAACGACGGCACGGCCGTGGTGGTGTTCACCGTGTTGCTGGGCATCGCGCAGTTGGGCGAGACGCCCACCGTCGGCGCTACAGCCATGCTGTTCGCGCATGAGGCGATTGGCGGCGTGGTATTCGGTGGGCTGATCGGCTACATCGTGTACCTGATGATCAAGAGCATCGAGCAGTATCAGATCGAAGTGATGCTGACCCTCGCCCTGGTGATCGGCGGCTCGGCGATGGCCACCGAACTGCACGTCTCGGCACCGATCGCGATGGTGGTCGCGGGCCTGATCATCGGCAACCTGGGCCGCAAGCTGGCGATGAACGACATGACCCGGCGCTACCTCGACGGCTTCTGGGAACTGCTCGATGACATGCTCAACGCGCTGCTGTTTGCGCTGATCGGCATGGAGCTTCTGCTGTTGCCGTTCAACTGGCTGCACGTGCTGGCCGCCAGTTTGCTGGCGGTGGCGATCCTGCTGTCACGCCTGCTGACGGTGGCCCCGGCGATCCTGCTGCTGCGACGCTGGCGCACAGTACCCCGCGGAACCATCCGCATCCTCACGTGGGGCGGTCTGCGCGGCGGGGTTTCCGTGGCATTGGCCCTGGCCTTGCCGCTGGGCCCGGAGCGTGACTTGCTCCTGAGCATCACCTACATCGTGGTGCTGTCGTCGATCCTGTTGCAGGGCTTGAGCATCGGCAAGCTGGTCAAGCATGTGACCAAGGATGAGCCGGCGCCAGCCGCGACGCCCGACACTCACTGA
- a CDS encoding MFS transporter, whose amino-acid sequence MPLALLALAVAAFGIGTTEFVIMGLLPDVARDLSVSIPNAGLLITGYALGVVFGAPILAIGTANMPRKATLLGMTVMFILGNVLCALAPNYATLMAARVVTALCHGAFFGIGSVVAAGLVAPNKRAQAIAMMFTGLTLANVLGVPLGTALGQYAGWRSTFWAVSVIGVIAAVAQWLWLPKHIAMDKANLASEFRVLTKPNVLLALSMSVLASISLFSVFTYIAPILQDITGVSPHGITLMLLLFGVGLTAGSMLGGRLADSRLLPSLVGMALAVVLILAVFSHTSHSVIPAAITLLLWGVFAFALCPILQLLIIDQAHEAPNLGSTLNQSAFNLGNAAGAWIGGLVVASGADLSDLPWTGALLGCLTVLAALFFIYLQRRSTTAVNLPN is encoded by the coding sequence ATGCCGCTCGCCTTGCTTGCACTGGCCGTAGCCGCCTTTGGCATCGGCACCACCGAATTTGTCATCATGGGCTTGCTGCCCGACGTCGCCCGTGACCTGTCCGTGAGCATTCCAAACGCCGGCCTGCTGATCACCGGCTACGCCCTGGGCGTGGTGTTCGGCGCACCGATCCTGGCTATCGGCACCGCCAACATGCCACGCAAGGCCACGCTGCTGGGCATGACCGTGATGTTTATCCTCGGCAATGTGCTGTGCGCCCTGGCGCCGAACTACGCGACGCTGATGGCTGCCCGCGTGGTCACCGCGCTGTGCCATGGTGCGTTCTTCGGCATCGGCTCGGTAGTGGCCGCCGGCCTGGTGGCGCCGAACAAACGGGCACAGGCGATTGCGATGATGTTCACCGGCCTGACCCTGGCCAACGTGCTCGGCGTGCCGTTGGGCACTGCGCTGGGCCAATACGCCGGTTGGCGCTCGACGTTCTGGGCGGTGTCGGTCATCGGCGTGATTGCCGCCGTGGCCCAATGGCTGTGGCTGCCCAAGCACATTGCGATGGACAAGGCCAACCTCGCCAGCGAGTTCAGGGTACTGACCAAACCCAACGTGCTGCTGGCCTTGAGCATGAGCGTCCTGGCCTCCATCAGCCTGTTCAGCGTTTTCACCTACATCGCGCCGATTTTGCAAGACATCACCGGCGTCAGCCCCCACGGCATTACGCTGATGTTGCTGCTGTTCGGCGTCGGCCTCACCGCGGGCAGCATGCTCGGCGGGCGCCTGGCCGACAGCCGCCTGCTGCCCTCGCTGGTGGGCATGGCCCTGGCGGTGGTGCTGATTTTGGCGGTGTTCTCCCACACCAGCCATTCGGTGATCCCGGCGGCGATTACCCTACTGCTGTGGGGCGTGTTCGCCTTCGCGTTGTGCCCGATCCTGCAACTGCTGATCATCGACCAGGCCCACGAAGCGCCGAACCTCGGCTCGACCCTGAACCAGAGCGCCTTCAACCTGGGCAACGCCGCCGGCGCCTGGATCGGCGGGCTGGTAGTGGCCAGCGGCGCCGACCTGTCGGACCTGCCCTGGACCGGTGCACTGCTGGGTTGCCTGACGGTACTGGCGGCACTTTTCTTCATCTACCTGCAACGCCGCAGTACAACTGCGGTCAACCTACCCAACTGA
- a CDS encoding EamA family transporter, with protein MIATALVLVAALLHATWNTLIKFSGERLLVIACMDSVALLFVLLAVGFVSLPPLDIWPWIIASALFELLYRYLLIQAYRVGDLGLVYPLMRGLSPLVVLALTLVFAGEVLSTQQILGILLIPFGMLCLLWQGGGGDRLPWSMLPVVALIGLCIGCYTFLDGQALRRWSHPLDYLVWLTLISAWPFPLLAMVRKRAAFGLFWRTQWRLGLSVGLCVLLSYALVLWAMQLGSIAEAAALREVSVILVVLFGMRYLKEPFGRPRLIACGLVLIGMFVMKL; from the coding sequence GTGATTGCAACGGCTCTGGTACTGGTAGCGGCGCTGTTGCATGCGACGTGGAACACCTTGATCAAATTCAGCGGCGAGCGCCTGTTGGTGATCGCGTGCATGGACAGCGTAGCGTTGCTGTTTGTCTTGCTGGCGGTGGGGTTCGTGTCGCTGCCGCCGCTGGACATCTGGCCGTGGATCATCGCTTCGGCGCTGTTTGAACTGCTCTACCGCTACCTGCTGATCCAGGCCTATCGCGTGGGTGACCTGGGGTTGGTGTACCCGCTGATGCGCGGGCTGTCGCCCCTGGTGGTGCTCGCGCTGACGCTGGTGTTTGCCGGTGAGGTGCTGAGCACCCAGCAGATCCTCGGCATTCTGCTGATTCCGTTCGGCATGTTGTGCCTGCTGTGGCAGGGCGGCGGCGGTGACCGGTTGCCCTGGTCGATGCTGCCGGTGGTGGCGCTGATTGGCCTGTGCATCGGTTGCTACACCTTCCTCGACGGCCAGGCGTTGCGCCGTTGGTCGCACCCGCTGGATTACCTGGTGTGGCTGACGCTGATCAGCGCCTGGCCGTTTCCGTTACTGGCGATGGTGCGCAAGCGGGCGGCGTTCGGGTTGTTCTGGCGCACGCAGTGGCGGCTGGGGCTGAGCGTCGGGTTATGCGTGTTGTTGAGCTACGCTCTGGTGCTTTGGGCCATGCAACTGGGCTCGATTGCCGAGGCTGCCGCGCTGCGGGAAGTCAGCGTGATTCTGGTGGTGCTGTTCGGCATGCGTTACCTGAAAGAACCTTTCGGCCGCCCGCGGCTCATAGCCTGTGGGTTGGTGCTGATCGGCATGTTCGTGATGAAACTCTAA
- a CDS encoding MAPEG family protein, translated as MTVAFWCVLIAIFLPYLCTGVAKFSGGKFGPRQNHDPRAFLDTLEGFAKRAHSAQLNSFEVTPAFAAAVIIAHLAGGASLVTINVLAVLFITSRLLYIICYLADWAMLRSVVWALGMALIASFFFVSI; from the coding sequence ATGACAGTCGCTTTCTGGTGTGTGTTGATCGCAATCTTTCTGCCGTACCTGTGCACGGGTGTGGCCAAGTTCAGCGGCGGCAAGTTCGGGCCCCGGCAGAACCATGACCCGCGTGCCTTCCTGGATACTCTGGAGGGGTTCGCCAAACGTGCCCACAGTGCACAACTCAACAGCTTTGAAGTGACCCCGGCCTTTGCGGCGGCAGTGATCATTGCCCATTTGGCAGGCGGCGCTTCGCTGGTGACCATCAACGTACTGGCGGTGCTGTTTATCACCAGCCGGTTGCTCTACATCATCTGCTACCTGGCGGACTGGGCGATGCTGCGGTCGGTGGTGTGGGCGCTGGGGATGGCGTTGATTGCGAGTTTCTTCTTCGTCTCGATCTAA
- the mltA gene encoding murein transglycosylase A: MNTRFKPWSRRLAWALPMIALLAGCDTGKDEKAKPHAIATYVGATWENLPAVSDSDLQAGFESWRSACQRLKADPVWGTTCAASASVPSTAMAIRDFLKANLDVYGLRSADNSPNGLITGYYEPVYPGSLTETATAHVPVFGVPDDLIIVNLESIYPELKGKRLRGRLEGRVLKPYDDASAINQQGSTAKPIAWLTNPMDLQFLQIQGSGRIQLADGRQLRVGYGDQNGYPYRPIGRWLVEQGELKKEDVTMGAISAWAKAHPQRIPELLASNPSYVFFSARPDSNEGPRGSLNVPLTAGYSVAVDRKVIPLGSLLWLSTTRPDGAPIARPVAAQDTGGAITGEVRADLFWGTGDAAGELAGNMKQQGQIWMLWPKGAALPKVPDAPTGT, from the coding sequence ATGAATACCCGTTTTAAACCCTGGAGCCGCCGCCTGGCGTGGGCTCTGCCAATGATCGCGTTGCTGGCCGGTTGCGACACCGGCAAAGATGAAAAAGCCAAGCCCCACGCCATCGCGACCTACGTCGGCGCTACCTGGGAAAACCTGCCGGCGGTGTCAGACAGCGACCTGCAGGCCGGCTTCGAATCCTGGCGCAGTGCCTGCCAACGGCTCAAGGCCGACCCGGTGTGGGGCACGACGTGCGCGGCGTCGGCCAGCGTGCCGTCCACCGCGATGGCGATTCGTGATTTCCTCAAGGCCAACCTCGATGTCTACGGCCTGCGTTCGGCAGACAACAGCCCCAACGGCCTGATCACCGGCTACTACGAACCGGTTTACCCCGGCAGCCTCACCGAAACCGCCACCGCCCATGTGCCGGTGTTCGGCGTGCCGGATGACCTGATCATCGTCAACCTGGAAAGCATCTACCCGGAACTCAAGGGCAAGCGCCTGCGCGGTCGCCTGGAAGGTCGGGTGCTCAAGCCTTATGACGATGCCAGCGCCATCAACCAGCAAGGCTCTACCGCCAAGCCGATCGCCTGGCTGACCAACCCGATGGACCTGCAATTCCTGCAGATCCAGGGTTCGGGCCGTATCCAACTGGCCGACGGCCGCCAATTGCGTGTCGGTTACGGCGATCAGAACGGCTACCCGTACCGCCCCATCGGCCGCTGGCTGGTGGAGCAAGGCGAGTTGAAAAAAGAAGACGTGACCATGGGCGCCATCAGCGCCTGGGCCAAGGCTCATCCCCAGCGGATTCCTGAATTGCTGGCGAGCAACCCCAGCTACGTATTCTTCAGCGCCCGCCCCGACAGCAACGAAGGCCCGCGTGGCTCGCTGAACGTACCGCTGACTGCAGGTTATAGCGTGGCGGTGGATCGCAAGGTGATTCCGCTGGGCAGCCTGTTGTGGCTGTCGACTACGCGACCGGATGGCGCACCGATTGCCCGCCCGGTAGCCGCGCAGGACACCGGTGGTGCAATTACCGGAGAAGTGCGCGCCGACCTGTTCTGGGGAACGGGTGATGCCGCAGGGGAACTGGCGGGCAACATGAAGCAGCAGGGCCAGATCTGGATGCTGTGGCCTAAAGGTGCGGCGCTGCCGAAAGTGCCGGACGCACCGACAGGAACCTGA